The Synechocystis sp. PCC 7509 genome includes a window with the following:
- a CDS encoding methyl-accepting chemotaxis protein has protein sequence MFDNFSLRNKMLLGYCVPIVLFIVLGGITYSSITKKNALEEKIKLAQETTINVDESVYGLSRMVRNVRGRVLFPQDASYLKSYQEGLDAFQQASTQLKLQVKDPKQLERLNTIIADGNRLNQVAEQTFGLLSQGKIAQATQLTKTLRMSNIDKAKTAAIAQEQNFLKAASSQAQATNNLLVLLSTLGTLLTTLFALAVGIWLSANIGRTIKTVNQAASAIASSSTEIAATVEEQERTISGQASSVNQTTTTMDELGASSRQSAEQAEASASGASQALTLAEDGTKAVQQTLKGMSTLKEQVNEIANAIIRLSEQTGQIGSVSSLVGDLANQTNMLALNAAVEAARAGEHGKGFGVVATEIRKLADQSKKSSEKINTLVGDIQSAINKTVMVTDEGTKKVDRSLELTQGTAKIFTGVADSVNHVFLNSQQISLSAKQQAIAVQQVVTAMNSINLGAKESATGITQVKSSAQQLKVAAQKLQAVV, from the coding sequence ATGTTTGACAATTTCAGCCTCAGAAACAAAATGCTACTTGGCTATTGCGTCCCTATTGTCTTATTTATTGTCTTAGGAGGGATTACCTATTCCAGCATTACGAAGAAAAATGCTTTGGAAGAAAAGATAAAACTTGCCCAAGAGACAACTATAAATGTTGATGAGTCCGTCTATGGCTTATCAAGAATGGTACGCAACGTCCGGGGTCGCGTGCTATTTCCCCAAGATGCGAGTTACTTAAAATCCTATCAAGAAGGGCTAGACGCATTTCAGCAAGCATCAACCCAGTTAAAGCTACAAGTTAAAGACCCCAAGCAACTAGAGCGTTTAAATACCATTATCGCAGATGGAAACCGGCTCAATCAAGTTGCAGAACAGACCTTTGGCTTGCTATCTCAAGGAAAAATTGCCCAGGCAACTCAGCTTACCAAGACTTTGCGAATGTCTAATATAGATAAAGCTAAAACAGCAGCGATCGCCCAAGAACAAAATTTTCTTAAAGCAGCATCCTCGCAAGCTCAAGCAACTAATAATCTGCTAGTTCTATTGAGTACCCTAGGAACATTACTTACAACACTATTTGCTTTAGCTGTGGGAATATGGCTTTCTGCAAATATTGGGCGGACGATTAAAACCGTTAATCAAGCCGCTAGTGCGATCGCCTCAAGTTCTACAGAAATCGCCGCCACCGTAGAGGAGCAAGAACGCACCATATCTGGGCAAGCAAGTTCAGTCAATCAAACTACTACCACAATGGACGAACTGGGGGCATCTTCGCGCCAATCAGCAGAACAAGCGGAAGCCTCCGCTTCCGGCGCAAGTCAAGCTTTAACCCTCGCTGAAGATGGCACAAAAGCTGTACAGCAAACCCTCAAAGGAATGTCAACGCTTAAAGAGCAAGTCAATGAAATAGCTAACGCCATCATTCGCCTCAGCGAACAAACAGGACAAATTGGCTCGGTTTCATCTCTAGTTGGAGATTTAGCTAATCAGACTAATATGTTGGCGCTCAACGCGGCGGTAGAAGCCGCTCGTGCGGGAGAACATGGTAAGGGGTTTGGGGTAGTAGCAACCGAAATTCGCAAACTTGCCGATCAAAGTAAAAAATCCTCTGAAAAAATCAATACTTTAGTTGGCGATATTCAATCGGCGATTAATAAAACCGTGATGGTGACAGATGAAGGGACAAAAAAAGTCGATCGCAGTTTAGAACTAACTCAAGGTACGGCGAAGATTTTTACTGGGGTAGCAGATTCGGTTAATCACGTATTTCTAAACAGTCAACAAATTTCTTTGAGCGCCAAACAACAAGCGATCGCCGTCCAGCAAGTAGTAACGGCGATGAACTCCATTAATTTAGGAGCTAAAGAAAGCGCCACTGGTATCACTCAAGTCAAGTCCAGCGCCCAGCAACTCAAAGTCGCGGCGCAAAAACTCCAAGCTGTTGTTTAA
- a CDS encoding hybrid sensor histidine kinase/response regulator produces the protein MMIEDVELRNLFKTSSEEHLHNLENGLMQLEKNSQDRAILEEVLREAHTLKGDARMLGVDDIETLIHQIEDIFVAVKKQEQVLTPTLCESLYQGLDAMRKIVGEAVTGVASGVNVFYVLAQLMGASTNTCLEDEDALFAPTTSEVDLFANTPEQLEVDLFPNLSASEPLAQDIPSQDIATSENNYQIETIRVEPQKLDTLITQAGELAVTKQRIAYHLTEIEEIATLYDEWSREAFVQRLALDNLEKMAHNSSANEQLPFHHQVEQHLDRLGILINRLKNQAYEDTARLELVANELESGIRTLRLLPLSTVFNLFGRMVRDLASQQSKQINLVIEGGDTTADKRILEEIKDPLLHMIRNSIDHGIETPQEREKVGKPPTATIRLRGYQSANSIGIEIIDDGRGLDTESIKRTALRRGVCSSDELTKMSPHQIQSLIFAPGFSTRTEVTELSGRGIGLDVVRAKVEQLKGAIAVESNQGLGCTFKLQLNTTLTTAHVLIVEVNNVSYAIPVDSVQTTLLVARQEIFATGGSQTIMLDSQPVSVVWLTDLLQLPLNIPTSPKAVDSTATMLPCIVLQVGTERLGLLVDALLDQQNVVLKPQSKLLQRVRNVSGATILGTGEVCMILNPQDLLKSVQKSTGATITVSQPFLQEVKKPAILLVEDSITIRTQVKRILEGAGYDVTAAVDGLDGFNKLKSKNFDAVVSDIQMPNVDGLALTAKIRQQKQYSELPIILVTTLADDEDKKRGAEAGANAYLTKGNFEQQLLLDTLKRLI, from the coding sequence ATGATGATTGAAGACGTTGAATTACGAAATCTCTTTAAAACCTCCAGTGAAGAACATTTGCATAACCTCGAAAATGGGTTAATGCAGCTTGAAAAAAATTCCCAAGATCGAGCAATATTAGAAGAAGTTTTGCGCGAAGCACACACCCTCAAGGGTGATGCGCGAATGTTGGGCGTAGATGATATTGAAACTTTGATTCACCAAATCGAAGATATTTTCGTTGCTGTCAAAAAACAAGAGCAAGTTCTGACTCCAACATTATGCGAGTCCTTGTATCAAGGATTAGACGCGATGCGAAAAATAGTCGGCGAAGCAGTTACCGGAGTAGCTTCGGGGGTGAATGTCTTTTATGTCTTAGCTCAATTGATGGGAGCAAGTACCAATACTTGCTTAGAAGATGAGGACGCACTTTTTGCGCCAACCACTAGCGAAGTCGATTTATTTGCCAATACTCCCGAACAGCTAGAAGTCGATCTATTTCCCAATTTATCTGCTAGCGAACCATTGGCGCAAGATATTCCTAGTCAAGACATAGCTACAAGCGAAAATAACTATCAAATTGAGACAATCCGCGTCGAACCCCAAAAACTCGATACTTTGATAACTCAAGCTGGGGAACTAGCGGTTACTAAACAACGCATTGCTTACCATCTCACCGAAATCGAGGAAATAGCTACCCTATACGACGAATGGAGTCGCGAGGCTTTTGTACAGCGTTTGGCGCTAGATAACTTAGAGAAGATGGCACATAATTCTAGTGCTAACGAGCAGTTACCTTTTCATCATCAAGTAGAACAACATCTAGACCGTTTGGGAATTTTAATTAACCGATTGAAAAATCAAGCTTACGAAGATACCGCTAGACTCGAACTTGTCGCTAATGAATTAGAATCGGGCATTCGCACGTTACGACTATTGCCTTTGTCTACAGTATTTAATCTGTTTGGGCGCATGGTGCGGGATCTAGCAAGTCAACAATCAAAACAAATAAACCTAGTGATTGAAGGGGGAGACACTACCGCCGATAAGCGCATCTTGGAGGAAATCAAAGATCCCCTCCTGCACATGATTCGTAATTCCATCGATCACGGGATCGAAACACCCCAAGAGAGGGAAAAAGTAGGTAAGCCGCCAACAGCTACAATTCGCCTGCGAGGTTATCAATCAGCTAATAGTATCGGGATTGAAATAATTGACGATGGGCGCGGATTGGATACAGAAAGCATTAAACGTACTGCTTTGCGGCGGGGGGTTTGTTCTTCTGATGAACTTACAAAAATGTCTCCTCATCAAATTCAGTCGTTGATTTTTGCGCCCGGATTTTCGACGCGCACAGAAGTTACTGAGCTTTCGGGTAGAGGTATCGGCTTAGATGTGGTACGCGCCAAAGTCGAACAACTCAAAGGTGCGATCGCTGTTGAGTCAAATCAAGGGTTGGGATGTACCTTCAAATTACAGCTTAATACCACGCTCACGACCGCTCACGTCTTAATTGTGGAAGTTAATAACGTTTCCTATGCAATTCCTGTAGACTCGGTACAGACTACGCTACTTGTGGCTCGTCAGGAGATTTTTGCGACGGGTGGCTCTCAAACAATTATGTTAGATAGTCAACCTGTATCAGTGGTTTGGCTGACCGATTTGTTGCAATTACCCTTAAATATTCCTACTTCGCCTAAAGCGGTAGATTCCACCGCAACAATGCTCCCTTGTATCGTGTTGCAAGTCGGAACAGAGCGATTGGGACTATTGGTAGATGCTTTACTTGACCAACAAAATGTAGTTTTAAAGCCGCAAAGTAAGTTACTTCAGCGCGTTCGTAATGTTTCTGGCGCAACTATTTTAGGTACGGGGGAAGTGTGTATGATTCTTAATCCCCAAGATTTGCTTAAGTCCGTGCAAAAAAGTACAGGGGCAACGATTACTGTTTCACAGCCATTTCTCCAAGAAGTCAAGAAACCCGCAATCTTACTGGTAGAAGACTCTATTACAATTCGGACTCAAGTTAAACGCATTTTAGAAGGTGCAGGCTATGATGTAACCGCCGCCGTGGATGGATTAGATGGTTTTAATAAATTAAAGTCTAAAAATTTTGATGCGGTGGTTTCAGATATCCAAATGCCCAATGTTGACGGTTTAGCGCTGACGGCAAAAATTCGTCAACAAAAACAATATAGCGAACTGCCAATTATTTTAGTCACTACTCTAGCTGACGATGAAGATAAAAAAAGAGGCGCTGAGGCTGGCGCAAATGCTTACTTGACTAAAGGCAACTTTGAGCAACAATTACTCTTAGATACTTTAAAAAGATTAATCTAA
- the cheB gene encoding chemotaxis-specific protein-glutamate methyltransferase CheB, which yields MPEPISVLLVEDSPVALEIIDRLLTSSPDIKVVGKARNGKEALNLIAKLQPKVICTDLHMKEMDGLELTKQVMENYPRPILVISTSVQKEDTNTIFELLQAGAVDVFPKPNTGLASDYEQVKRDLINKIKILSGVTVFTRRQALPLSNFNSTNNFAFSADITRAIKVITIGTSTGGPQAVHKIIAQLPANLPVPVICTQHISQGFLQGLVDWLDSECKVKVKIAQVGEMPVPGTVYFAPDQNHLELDTQGNFIYGSSIPVDGHCPSVTVTFKSVAKFYGKATMGILLTGMGKDGALGMQAISTAGGITIAQDEKTCVVFGMPSEAIALGVVQQVLPIQDIAPLLLKKLAR from the coding sequence ATGCCAGAACCAATTTCTGTTTTATTAGTAGAAGATTCCCCGGTTGCTTTAGAGATTATCGATAGGTTGCTCACATCGTCGCCAGACATTAAAGTTGTAGGCAAAGCTCGTAATGGCAAGGAAGCACTAAATTTAATTGCCAAACTGCAACCCAAGGTAATTTGCACAGATTTACATATGAAAGAAATGGACGGTTTAGAACTTACTAAACAAGTAATGGAAAATTATCCCCGTCCAATTTTAGTGATTAGTACTTCCGTCCAAAAAGAAGACACTAATACTATTTTTGAACTTTTGCAAGCTGGAGCGGTTGATGTTTTTCCGAAGCCAAATACAGGGTTAGCTTCCGATTACGAACAAGTGAAGCGAGACTTGATTAATAAAATTAAAATTCTCTCTGGGGTAACAGTTTTTACTAGGCGGCAAGCTCTCCCTCTAAGTAATTTTAATTCAACTAATAATTTTGCTTTTTCGGCGGATATTACTAGAGCAATTAAAGTAATTACTATTGGCACTTCCACTGGTGGGCCGCAAGCTGTGCATAAAATTATTGCTCAATTACCAGCCAACTTACCTGTACCTGTAATTTGTACTCAACATATCAGCCAAGGATTTTTGCAGGGATTGGTAGATTGGTTAGATTCGGAGTGTAAAGTAAAAGTGAAAATTGCCCAAGTTGGCGAAATGCCTGTCCCTGGAACGGTATATTTTGCCCCAGACCAGAATCATTTAGAATTAGATACTCAAGGCAACTTTATTTACGGTTCATCAATACCCGTAGATGGTCATTGTCCTTCAGTGACAGTTACCTTTAAGTCAGTTGCGAAGTTTTATGGTAAGGCAACTATGGGTATTTTGTTAACAGGAATGGGTAAAGATGGGGCGCTAGGAATGCAAGCTATTTCTACTGCTGGGGGAATTACCATTGCTCAAGATGAAAAAACTTGTGTAGTCTTTGGGATGCCCTCCGAAGCGATCGCTCTTGGAGTTGTACAACAGGTTTTGCCAATCCAAGATATCGCTCCTTTGTTATTGAAAAAGCTTGCTAGGTAG
- the guaA gene encoding glutamine-hydrolyzing GMP synthase, whose translation MIAILDFGSQYSELIARRIRETQVYSEVLSYRTTAEQLRQLNPKGIILSGGPSSVYTPNAPECDPQIWHLGIPILGVCYGMQLMVKQLGGDVQPAERKEYGKASLLIDDPTDLLTNVEEGTTMWMSHGDSCAQLPVGFEVLAHTENTPCAAIANYDQKLYGVQFHPEVVHSVGGLALIRNFVYHICECEPTWTTAAFVEEAIREIRAQVGEKRVLLALSGGVDSSTLAFLLHQAIGSRLTCVFIDQGFMRKLEPERLVKLFQEQFHIPVEYVDARDRFLALVAGVTDPEEKRRRIGHEFIQVFEEASKNLGPFDYLAQGTLYPDVIESADTNIDPKTGERVAVKIKSHHNVGGLPKDLRFKLVEPLRKLFKDEVRKVGRQIGLPEEIVLRQPFPGPGLAIRILGEITSERLEILREADLIVRQEINRRGIYHDFWQAFAVLLPVRTVGVMGDQRTYAYPIVLRLVASEDGMTADWARVPYDVLEAISNRIVNEVAGVNRVVYDITSKPPGTIEWE comes from the coding sequence ATGATTGCGATTTTAGACTTCGGTTCGCAGTATTCAGAACTAATCGCCAGGAGAATTAGGGAAACTCAAGTATATTCCGAAGTTCTCTCCTACCGCACCACCGCCGAACAGTTGCGCCAACTAAATCCTAAAGGAATTATTCTCTCTGGTGGGCCAAGTTCTGTCTATACTCCTAACGCTCCAGAGTGCGATCCCCAAATCTGGCATTTAGGGATTCCAATTTTAGGGGTATGTTACGGAATGCAACTTATGGTTAAGCAACTAGGGGGAGACGTACAACCCGCCGAGCGTAAAGAGTACGGCAAAGCCTCCTTATTAATTGACGACCCTACCGACTTACTAACAAACGTCGAAGAAGGGACAACTATGTGGATGAGTCACGGCGACTCTTGCGCTCAATTACCTGTAGGCTTTGAAGTGCTGGCGCATACCGAAAATACACCTTGTGCGGCGATCGCCAATTACGATCAAAAACTCTACGGCGTACAATTTCACCCCGAAGTAGTGCATTCTGTTGGCGGACTTGCTTTAATTCGCAACTTTGTTTACCACATTTGCGAGTGCGAACCCACTTGGACAACCGCCGCTTTTGTGGAAGAAGCAATTAGAGAAATTCGCGCTCAAGTAGGCGAAAAGCGGGTGCTACTTGCCCTTTCTGGGGGTGTAGATTCGTCAACGTTAGCATTTTTACTTCATCAGGCAATTGGAAGTCGCTTAACTTGCGTCTTTATCGATCAAGGCTTTATGCGCAAATTAGAGCCAGAGCGGTTAGTGAAGCTATTTCAAGAGCAGTTCCATATTCCTGTGGAGTATGTAGACGCGCGCGATCGCTTTTTGGCTTTAGTAGCAGGTGTCACCGATCCTGAAGAAAAACGCCGCCGGATTGGCCACGAATTTATCCAAGTATTTGAAGAAGCCTCCAAAAACCTCGGACCCTTTGATTACTTAGCTCAAGGTACGCTTTACCCCGATGTAATTGAATCAGCCGATACCAATATTGACCCCAAAACGGGCGAACGAGTAGCGGTGAAAATCAAAAGCCATCACAATGTTGGCGGTTTACCTAAAGACTTACGGTTTAAGCTCGTCGAACCCCTGCGCAAGCTATTTAAAGATGAAGTCCGCAAAGTTGGGCGACAGATTGGTTTACCCGAAGAAATTGTTTTGCGACAGCCGTTTCCTGGCCCTGGTTTAGCAATTCGGATTTTGGGAGAAATTACTTCTGAGCGCTTAGAAATCTTGCGAGAAGCCGATCTAATTGTCCGTCAAGAAATCAACCGTCGGGGAATTTATCACGACTTTTGGCAAGCTTTTGCTGTGCTGTTGCCGGTTCGGACTGTAGGAGTAATGGGGGATCAACGTACCTACGCTTACCCGATAGTTTTACGCTTAGTAGCCAGTGAAGATGGCATGACCGCAGATTGGGCGCGAGTTCCTTACGATGTATTAGAAGCAATATCTAACCGGATTGTCAACGAAGTTGCCGGGGTAAATCGGGTTGTTTACGATATTACCTCCAAGCCACCGGGAACTATTGAATGGGAGTAA
- a CDS encoding methyl-accepting chemotaxis protein — MLRNLNNLPLRTKAIALAIALGTIPVLLVGTTNYISSIQKSRQAAEQAQENLTTALADKVGQFMFERHGDIQVLANLPILSNPEKTSGITPQQKQAVLDKYMKLYAVYDSIAVADLTGKTILQTSGEAISGLGEQDYFKAALETKQSVIAPPTKSKLNGKYYVFLASPIVNANTNKITGVVRTRIPVDNLDPIVKVSNSTVDGSSQTAAEYHLTDANGKFFAAAEKDQIGRDAKKDFASFAQLQGDKKVASAVNIDQLDKNEQLVSYAPVTQIAGMPNLNWSVVLAEDTAKVYAGEGQLLLNLILGTGLTALIASGLAVLFANRTTKLIQGIASAIASSSTEIAATVEQQERTVSGQASSVNQTTTTMDELGASSRQSAEQAEASAAGASQALNLAEGGTQAVQQTLKGMTTLKEQVNEIANAIIRLSEQTSQIGLVSSLVGDLANQTNMLALNAAVEAARAGEHGKGFGVVATEIRKLADQSKKSSEKINTLVGDIQSAINKTVMVTDEGTKKVEQGLELAEKTAETFTGVADSVNNVFLNSQQISLSAKQQAIAVQQVVTAMNSINLGAKESASGITQVKSSAQQLKEAAQKLQAVV, encoded by the coding sequence ATGTTGAGAAATTTAAACAATTTACCATTGCGGACAAAAGCGATCGCCTTAGCGATCGCCTTAGGCACAATTCCGGTACTTTTAGTCGGTACAACTAACTACATTTCCTCCATACAAAAAAGCCGCCAAGCTGCTGAACAAGCCCAAGAAAACCTAACTACTGCGCTAGCGGATAAAGTTGGGCAGTTTATGTTTGAGCGCCATGGCGATATTCAGGTACTTGCTAACTTGCCAATTCTTTCCAACCCCGAAAAAACTTCAGGAATTACACCCCAGCAAAAGCAAGCTGTATTAGATAAATACATGAAACTGTATGCAGTTTATGACAGTATTGCTGTAGCCGATCTAACGGGCAAAACTATTTTGCAAACTAGCGGAGAAGCCATTAGTGGATTGGGAGAGCAAGACTACTTTAAAGCAGCGCTGGAAACTAAGCAATCGGTAATTGCGCCGCCAACAAAGTCTAAATTAAACGGCAAATATTATGTTTTTCTTGCTTCACCAATAGTTAACGCCAACACCAACAAAATAACTGGTGTAGTGCGAACCCGGATTCCGGTAGATAATTTAGATCCAATTGTTAAAGTTAGCAACTCTACGGTAGATGGAAGCAGTCAAACCGCCGCAGAATACCATCTAACGGATGCGAATGGTAAATTCTTTGCCGCCGCCGAAAAAGACCAAATAGGACGAGATGCAAAAAAAGATTTTGCAAGTTTTGCCCAGTTACAGGGAGATAAAAAAGTTGCAAGTGCCGTAAATATCGATCAACTTGATAAAAACGAACAACTCGTATCTTATGCTCCGGTAACTCAAATTGCGGGAATGCCCAATCTCAATTGGAGTGTAGTATTAGCAGAAGATACGGCAAAGGTTTATGCCGGGGAAGGTCAACTACTGCTAAACCTCATTTTGGGTACGGGATTAACCGCGCTAATTGCCAGTGGACTTGCGGTACTTTTTGCTAACCGGACTACTAAATTAATTCAGGGAATTGCTAGTGCGATCGCCTCAAGTTCTACAGAAATCGCCGCCACCGTAGAGCAACAGGAGCGTACCGTTTCTGGACAAGCAAGTTCTGTAAATCAAACAACTACCACAATGGACGAATTGGGAGCATCTTCGCGCCAATCAGCAGAGCAAGCGGAGGCTTCCGCCGCCGGAGCAAGTCAGGCTCTAAACCTCGCTGAAGGGGGAACTCAAGCAGTACAACAAACCCTCAAAGGCATGACAACTCTCAAAGAGCAAGTCAATGAAATAGCTAACGCAATTATTCGCCTCAGCGAACAAACAAGTCAAATTGGCTTGGTTTCGTCTCTGGTAGGGGATTTAGCTAATCAAACTAATATGTTGGCGCTCAACGCAGCAGTAGAAGCCGCTCGTGCGGGAGAACATGGTAAGGGGTTTGGGGTAGTAGCCACCGAAATTCGCAAGCTTGCCGATCAAAGTAAAAAATCCTCTGAAAAAATCAACACTTTAGTTGGTGATATTCAGTCAGCGATTAATAAAACCGTGATGGTGACAGATGAAGGGACAAAAAAAGTCGAGCAAGGATTGGAATTAGCCGAAAAAACCGCCGAAACCTTCACAGGGGTAGCAGATTCAGTTAATAACGTATTTTTAAACAGCCAACAAATTTCTCTTAGTGCCAAACAACAAGCGATCGCTGTTCAGCAAGTAGTAACGGCAATGAACTCTATTAACTTAGGGGCAAAAGAAAGCGCTAGTGGCATTACTCAAGTTAAATCCAGCGCCCAGCAACTCAAAGAGGCGGCGCAAAAACTCCAAGCTGTAGTTTAA
- a CDS encoding chemotaxis protein CheW, translated as MENKSYLVFSLDNLKYGIDALLVQEIFYLPELIPIVEAPNDIVGLLNLRGKIVPVMHLSLRLGNQLEQCYLTDSIIVLDYDGLQVGIIVSNVHEVKNISPKLIENAIDYGRIKDINYRFLAGIAKVDSTTILLLNHHNLLREPEKVEALLEEDSQNLEQSSLVNNFYTTCCPNATTKEKTIFKERADNLKQLANDNSSIELIPLAVIGLNNEYFGIELEFVQEFTNIPKVTPIPCCPSHIVGNMNLRGEILTLVDIRSLLNMPLAKTSNGNKALVVGNEDLIAGFSVDEVFDVMYLHPSAVTSLPVAVNSKDEKYLRGTVAYLGNMLTILDLPKLLMNELLVVNETV; from the coding sequence ATGGAAAATAAGTCTTATCTAGTCTTCAGTTTAGATAATTTAAAATATGGAATAGACGCTTTATTGGTGCAAGAAATTTTTTATCTTCCTGAACTTATCCCGATTGTTGAAGCCCCAAACGACATTGTAGGATTGTTAAATTTGCGCGGCAAAATTGTGCCAGTTATGCACTTAAGTTTGCGGTTAGGAAATCAGCTAGAACAGTGTTATTTGACCGATAGTATCATTGTTTTAGATTATGATGGATTGCAGGTGGGAATCATTGTAAGTAACGTCCATGAGGTTAAAAACATTAGTCCAAAATTAATAGAAAACGCTATAGATTATGGACGGATAAAAGATATTAATTATAGGTTTTTAGCGGGAATAGCAAAGGTCGATTCTACCACAATTTTATTGCTAAATCATCATAATTTGCTTCGCGAACCTGAAAAGGTAGAAGCCCTCCTTGAGGAAGATAGCCAAAATTTAGAGCAATCGAGCTTAGTCAACAATTTTTATACAACTTGCTGCCCTAATGCTACCACTAAAGAAAAAACGATTTTTAAGGAACGAGCAGATAATTTAAAACAGTTAGCTAATGATAATAGTTCTATAGAATTAATTCCCTTGGCCGTGATTGGATTAAATAATGAATACTTTGGCATTGAGCTAGAGTTTGTTCAAGAATTTACTAACATTCCTAAAGTTACTCCAATACCATGCTGCCCATCTCATATAGTTGGCAACATGAATTTAAGAGGCGAAATTTTGACATTAGTTGATATTCGTAGCCTTCTAAATATGCCTTTAGCAAAAACAAGCAATGGGAATAAAGCTCTTGTCGTTGGCAATGAAGATTTAATTGCAGGTTTTTCAGTAGATGAAGTTTTTGATGTGATGTATTTACATCCATCCGCAGTAACTTCTTTGCCTGTAGCTGTCAACTCAAAAGATGAAAAATATTTGCGAGGAACTGTTGCTTATTTGGGAAATATGCTAACTATTCTTGACTTACCTAAACTATTAATGAATGAATTGTTAGTAGTAAATGAAACCGTCTAA